The Streptomyces sp. NBC_00510 genomic interval CTCGATGTTGGCGCGCAGGATCTTCTCGAAGGGGGCTTCCAGGGAGATGCCCGCGAGGTGGATGATCGCGTCGACCCCGCGTACGGCCTCGCGCAGGGCGGCGCGGTCCGCCAGGTCCGCGGTGATCGCGTCGGGCGCGCCCTCGACGGGCCGCATGTCGAGCAGGCGCAGCCGGTAGCCGTAGGCCGGCAGCAGCTCGCGCATCAGGGTGCCCAGGCCGCCTGCGGCGCCGGTCAGCAGGACGGTGCGGGGAGCGGGCATGCGCGGGTCTCCTCGATCGGACGTCCACGTTCGTGGATGTCATTCATATGCATGGACACGCTAAAGAGAGCTTGTCGAAGCGTCAAGACTCCACCACCTGCGGCTGTCTTCCTTGACCCCTCCTTATGTGCTGCCTTAGCGTAAACGCGTTCATGAATATAGACATCGATCAGATGAGCGCACAGACGCCAGTCTTCAGGGAGAACCCGATGACCGATGCCGCCTCACTCTCCGCGCGCCTCGACGGCCTGCTGTTCTTCCCCGTGACGCCCTTCGGCCCGGACGGCGCCGTTGACCTGGAGGTCTTCCGCGCGCACGTGCGCCGCGGGATCGAGGCCGGAGCCGGGGCGGTCTTCGCGTGCTGCGGCACCGGCGAGTTCCACGCGCTGACGCCCGAGGAGTTCCGCGCCTGCGTCGCCGCAGCCGTCGAGGAGTCCGCGGGCCGGGTCCCCGTCGTCGCCGGCGCCGGCTACGGCACCGCCCTGGCCCTGCAGTTCGCGCGCCTCGCCGAGGAGGCGGGCGCCGACGGACTCCTCGCCATGCCGCCCTACCTCGTCGTCGCCGACCAGGCCGGACTGCTGCGGCACTACGCGGCGCTGGCCGAGGGCACCTCGCTCGACGTCATCGTCTACCAGCGCGACAACGCCGTCCTCACCCCCGCGACCGTTGCCGAACTCGCCCGCATCCCACGCATCATCGGCCTCAAGGACGGCGTCGGCGACCTCGACCTGATGCAGCGCATCATCAGCGCCGTCCGCAGCACGGTCCCCGACCGCGACTTCCGCTACTTCAACGGCCTCCCCACCGCCGAACTCACCGGCCTCGCCTACCGCGGCATCGGCGTCACCCTCTACTCCTCCGCGGTCTTCTGCTTCGCGCCCGAGATCGCCCTCGCCTTCCACCGCGCCCTGACCGGCGGCGACGACACCACCGTGAACGCCCTCCTCGACGGCTTCTACCGGCCCCTGGTGGAACTGCGCCAGCAGGGCCGCGGCTACGCCGTCTCCCTGGTCAAGGCCGGCGTCCGGCTGCGCGGGCTCGACGTCGGCGAGGTGCGCCCGCCGCTGTCCGAGCCCGCGCCCGCGCACATCAAGGAACTGGCCGAACTCATCGACCGCGGACTCGCCCTGCTCGGCGAGGACTGACGTACGGTGACCCGCGTCAACCCCCATCCCCAGGAGTCGCGTTGAGAGCCTCCACCTTCGTCTACCCGTGGGACGTCGTCGGCGACCCGGAGGCGGCGGACCGCATCGCCGGCCTCGGCGTGCAGCAGGTCACCCTCGCCTCCGCGTACCACTCCACGCGGGCGCTGACACCACGCCACCCCAGGCACCGCGTCGTCACCGCCCGCCACGCCGCCGTGCTCTACCCGCCGGACGAGCGGCGCTGGGCGGGGCGCGCCCTGCGGCCGTACACCCAGGACTGGGCGGGCGCCGAGGACGCCTACGGCGAGGCCGCCCGGGCCCTGCGGGCGGCCGGACTGGCCGTGCACTCCTGGGTCGTGCTCGCCCACAACTCCCGCCTCGGGGACGAACACCCCCGGGTGGCCGTGCGCAACGCCTACGGCGACCACTACCCGTGGGCGCCGTGCATCGCCCAGCCGGAGGTGCGCGAGTACCTCGTCACGCTGGCGGCGGAGGCCGCGGTGCGGCCGGGGACCGGGACGGCGGGTACGGAACTGGAGTCCTGCGGCTGGTACGGCCTCGCCCACCTGCACGCCCACGACAAGACGGGCGGCGTGCCGCTGCCCGGGGCCGCGCAGTACCTGATGTCCCTGTGCTTCTGCCCCGCGTGCGAGGCGGGGTACACCGGGCTGGGCGCGGACCCGGACGAACTGCGGGCGACCGTGCGCGACGCCCTGGCGCCGGTGTGGGCGGGGGAGTGGACCCCGGGGCCCGACGAGTGGGCCGACGTCGAGAAGCTGCTCGGGGCGGACCTCGCGGGGCTGACGACGGCGTGGCGGGGCCCCGTCGCGCGGGAGTTGCAGCGGGCGGCGGTGGAGGCGGTTCGGGGTGCGGCCGCACGGGCCGCGGCGGCACCGGGGTTCCAGGTGCTGCTGCACGCGGATCCGCACGCCCACCGCTGCGGGGCCAACGTGGGCGTCGACCCGGGGTACGTCCTGGCCCACGCGGACGGGCTCGTGCTGCCCGGGGCGGACCTGGTGGCGGCCTGCGTGCCGCACGCGCGGGCGGGCACCGTGCTGGCCGCCAACTTCCCCGTGGTCGCGGGAATGGGGGGCAGCCCCGGCACGCTGGCCGCGGACGCCTCCCGGGCGGCGGCGGCCGGGGCGACGGAGCTGCGGCTCTACCACGCGGGGCTCGCGTCCGCGGGGGACCTGGCGGCGGTGCGGTCGTTTTTGGCGGGGGTGGGGTGAGGCTTGCGCCTCGTGTGCGGGTGGGTTGTTGTGTGCGGGTTGTTTGCGCCTGCGGCGGGCGTCCCCCGCCCGCCCTCCCTCCCCCAGCCTTCGGCCGGGGGGACCCCCATCCGGCGCGGTCAGTGACCGCCTCGCTGCGTACGTATGGGGTCGGTGCCGCGCCGGGGTACACCCCCAGCCTTCGACCGGGGGGACCCCCACCTCGGGGCTCGCGGTTTACGCCCACGTCATTCGGCGCCGGGTCTCCCGCTCGTCCCCTGCGGGGGCACCC includes:
- a CDS encoding 5-dehydro-4-deoxyglucarate dehydratase — protein: MTDAASLSARLDGLLFFPVTPFGPDGAVDLEVFRAHVRRGIEAGAGAVFACCGTGEFHALTPEEFRACVAAAVEESAGRVPVVAGAGYGTALALQFARLAEEAGADGLLAMPPYLVVADQAGLLRHYAALAEGTSLDVIVYQRDNAVLTPATVAELARIPRIIGLKDGVGDLDLMQRIISAVRSTVPDRDFRYFNGLPTAELTGLAYRGIGVTLYSSAVFCFAPEIALAFHRALTGGDDTTVNALLDGFYRPLVELRQQGRGYAVSLVKAGVRLRGLDVGEVRPPLSEPAPAHIKELAELIDRGLALLGED